The Hymenobacter sp. GOD-10R genome includes a window with the following:
- a CDS encoding bifunctional helix-turn-helix transcriptional regulator/GNAT family N-acetyltransferase, producing the protein MNLFDELGPAVLGSRLRRLNEVMTSQAAEVYALYQEIPFEPRWFPVFYTVASQPGLHVGDVAERIGQTHAAVSQVVKDLAKHELVSVQRGEVDQRRSVISLTEKGAKLWPVLQQQIADVRQANEALLAETRHNLLLAIEEMEYALSRQSLASRAKAVRDARVASEVHILAYQPKYQADFKRLNIEWIEQYFRVEEADLKALDHPDEYILQRGGHILLAEYQGQIVGACALLKMDNATYELAKMAVSPTAQGLGIGFQLGQAAIEKAQQLGAQRLYLESNTKLVPAIRLYHKLGFEKTVAGQPSPYERCNIQMELRLAA; encoded by the coding sequence TTACCAAGAGATACCCTTCGAGCCGCGCTGGTTTCCCGTTTTCTACACGGTAGCGTCGCAGCCAGGCTTACATGTGGGCGATGTGGCTGAGCGAATAGGGCAGACGCACGCGGCTGTAAGTCAGGTAGTAAAAGACCTAGCTAAGCACGAGCTGGTTAGTGTGCAGCGCGGGGAAGTGGATCAGCGCCGCAGCGTAATTTCTCTTACCGAGAAAGGGGCGAAGTTGTGGCCGGTTTTGCAGCAGCAGATTGCTGACGTGCGGCAAGCGAATGAGGCTTTGCTCGCCGAAACTCGCCACAATCTTCTATTAGCCATAGAAGAAATGGAGTACGCCCTTTCACGCCAGAGCCTAGCTAGTCGGGCGAAAGCCGTCCGTGACGCACGGGTAGCAAGCGAAGTCCACATCCTAGCGTATCAACCGAAGTATCAGGCCGACTTTAAACGGCTGAATATTGAATGGATTGAGCAGTACTTCCGCGTAGAGGAAGCCGACTTGAAAGCTCTCGACCACCCCGACGAGTACATTTTGCAGCGGGGCGGACACATTCTATTAGCCGAATACCAAGGCCAGATCGTGGGGGCGTGTGCGCTGCTCAAGATGGACAACGCCACCTATGAATTAGCTAAGATGGCTGTTTCACCAACGGCGCAGGGGCTAGGTATTGGGTTTCAGCTGGGGCAGGCGGCCATCGAAAAGGCGCAGCAACTCGGGGCGCAACGGCTGTACTTGGAAAGTAACACGAAGCTGGTACCGGCCATTCGGCTGTACCACAAACTAGGCTTCGAGAAAACCGTGGCTGGTCAGCCGTCGCCGTACGAACGGTGCAACATTCAGATGGAATTGCGATTAGCCGCCTAG
- a CDS encoding DUF2000 domain-containing protein: MYDHKIAIVLSRDLLDWQKLNVTAFLASAIAIQFPETHGQPLVSASGTQFLPFLKHPILVYGADSAAEVRKAFERAQERGVHLGVYPRPLFATKNEEENVHVLAQQTDQELDLVGIILYGENKLVDKALKGLKFHP, translated from the coding sequence ATGTACGACCACAAAATTGCTATTGTACTCAGCCGCGACTTGCTCGACTGGCAGAAGCTCAACGTAACGGCCTTTCTGGCCAGCGCCATTGCTATTCAATTTCCCGAAACGCACGGCCAACCGTTGGTGTCGGCGTCGGGTACGCAATTTCTGCCTTTCTTGAAACACCCAATTCTGGTGTACGGCGCCGACTCAGCAGCGGAAGTGCGTAAAGCCTTCGAGCGGGCACAGGAGCGAGGCGTGCACCTCGGCGTGTACCCGCGCCCGCTCTTTGCGACGAAAAACGAAGAGGAAAATGTGCACGTGCTAGCCCAGCAAACCGATCAGGAGCTGGACCTCGTGGGTATTATTCTGTACGGGGAAAACAAGCTGGTCGACAAGGCGCTGAAAGGCTTAAAGTTTCACCCATAG
- a CDS encoding spore germination protein GerW family protein — translation MSASPDPQPLLNRFLDQFVHAAGTRAVFGEPVVLPYATVVPVAKVIWGLGAGFGGGGRTQAPDKADATGSGGGYGGGAKAYPVGVLDIRPKRTLFITTPSATRQVLLGVVLGVALTQLLKLSNK, via the coding sequence ATGAGTGCTTCGCCAGACCCACAGCCATTGCTGAATCGTTTTCTCGACCAATTCGTGCACGCCGCTGGGACACGGGCGGTCTTTGGGGAGCCTGTTGTGCTGCCGTACGCTACCGTTGTGCCCGTGGCTAAGGTCATTTGGGGCCTAGGAGCGGGGTTCGGTGGGGGAGGGCGCACGCAAGCACCTGATAAAGCAGACGCTACCGGAAGCGGCGGCGGGTACGGCGGCGGCGCCAAAGCCTATCCAGTCGGTGTGCTCGACATTCGCCCCAAACGCACCCTTTTTATCACCACGCCTAGCGCAACCCGCCAAGTGCTGTTGGGAGTTGTGCTAGGTGTAGCGCTCACGCAACTGCTAAAGCTTAGCAATAAGTAG
- a CDS encoding MFS transporter, with the protein MPESSAVAEKPPISPWAPLRVKFFRMLWIASFVSNIGTWMQNVGAVWLMTHLTTSTVLVALMQTASALPVFLLSLPAGALADLVDRRRFLLFTQAWMGVVAMLLAAVTLLGHISPWGLLFLTFLLDIGGALNNPVWRATTPELVPRPLLPGAITLNSISFNLARALGPALGGLVVAYSSPGLAFLLNGLSFLATIYMVYTWKRENQGLSFSGLDGERILSALRGGVRYARFSPPVQNILVRAFAYTFGASIVFALLSPVVDKMLHLGGGVYSALLSCMGGGAVVTALLLPRLNRAFGIDSRVNLAAVLFAVVSLGLAFAPHVPLWSLYVLLTIGGAAWMMSQNSFNVAIQTVVPNWVQARILGVYIFVFQGGMALGSATWGAVADEFGLPVALLASAAWMLLTLLLVFRFSLRNGENLDFTIAQHWAEPTILYEPREKDGPVLVTITYCIAPEDRPGFTAVMRKLSRIRRREGAMRVGLYADLADPERMVEYFVVDSWAEHEEQHERGLGAEEADLLSQARKFHQGAEIPKVTHLIAQSYSPPPPAIMNTPTEALP; encoded by the coding sequence ATGCCCGAATCCTCCGCTGTAGCTGAAAAACCACCTATTTCGCCGTGGGCGCCGCTCCGGGTGAAGTTTTTCCGGATGCTCTGGATTGCCTCCTTCGTGTCGAACATCGGCACGTGGATGCAAAACGTGGGCGCCGTGTGGCTCATGACGCACCTGACCACGTCTACGGTGCTGGTGGCACTTATGCAAACTGCTTCGGCCCTGCCCGTTTTCCTGCTCAGCCTACCCGCCGGCGCCCTCGCCGACCTCGTCGACCGGCGCCGGTTTCTGCTGTTTACCCAAGCTTGGATGGGCGTCGTGGCGATGCTGCTGGCCGCCGTCACGCTGCTGGGGCACATCTCGCCCTGGGGTCTCCTGTTCCTGACCTTCCTACTGGATATAGGCGGCGCACTAAATAACCCCGTGTGGCGGGCTACAACCCCGGAACTGGTACCGAGGCCGCTGCTGCCAGGCGCCATCACCTTGAACAGCATTAGCTTCAATCTGGCGCGTGCGTTAGGCCCAGCCTTGGGAGGGTTGGTGGTGGCGTACTCGTCGCCGGGCCTAGCTTTTCTGCTGAACGGTCTGTCCTTCCTAGCCACCATTTATATGGTGTATACCTGGAAGCGCGAAAACCAAGGGCTGAGCTTTTCAGGGCTGGATGGCGAACGAATTTTGTCCGCGTTGCGGGGCGGGGTGCGCTACGCCCGGTTCTCGCCCCCGGTGCAGAATATTCTGGTCCGGGCTTTTGCTTACACGTTTGGGGCAAGTATCGTGTTTGCCCTGCTCTCGCCGGTAGTCGATAAGATGCTGCACCTAGGTGGCGGCGTGTACTCGGCGCTGCTCTCGTGCATGGGCGGCGGAGCGGTGGTCACGGCCTTGCTGCTGCCCCGCCTGAATCGTGCATTCGGCATCGACTCTCGGGTAAACCTAGCGGCGGTGCTGTTTGCGGTCGTTAGTCTAGGGCTGGCTTTTGCCCCACACGTGCCGCTATGGTCGCTCTATGTGCTGCTTACCATTGGCGGCGCGGCCTGGATGATGAGCCAGAACAGCTTCAACGTGGCTATTCAGACGGTGGTACCCAACTGGGTACAGGCCCGTATTCTGGGCGTCTACATCTTTGTGTTTCAGGGCGGCATGGCCCTGGGCAGCGCTACCTGGGGCGCCGTGGCCGACGAGTTTGGCCTACCCGTGGCCCTGCTGGCTTCTGCGGCCTGGATGCTGCTCACTTTGCTGCTGGTGTTCCGCTTCTCCTTGCGCAACGGCGAAAACCTTGATTTTACCATCGCTCAACACTGGGCCGAGCCTACCATCTTGTATGAGCCTAGGGAAAAAGACGGCCCCGTGCTGGTAACCATCACCTACTGCATCGCGCCCGAAGACCGGCCCGGTTTTACGGCCGTTATGCGCAAGCTCAGCCGCATCCGCCGCCGTGAGGGGGCCATGCGCGTCGGCCTCTACGCCGACCTAGCCGACCCCGAGCGCATGGTGGAATACTTCGTGGTAGATTCGTGGGCCGAGCACGAGGAGCAACATGAGCGTGGCCTCGGCGCAGAAGAAGCGGATCTGTTGTCACAGGCGCGCAAGTTTCACCAAGGCGCGGAGATACCCAAAGTCACCCACTTGATTGCGCAGTCGTACTCGCCGCCACCACCAGCCATCATGAATACGCCAACCGAAGCCTTGCCCTAG
- a CDS encoding OBAP family protein, which translates to MRTYLLPLLPAIALLAACGDQNTKSPVTPPGAEKSAKTKVLEVGADVLQGKAPLRQLDIYLDGFHFYNGDLSGQMEAHHFGAKLNEDVIQSVIYDGNGKDAKIMGIEYIISRRLFEKLPAEEKKLWHSHSYEVKSGELVAPGLPDVAEHELMEQLASTYGKTFHTWHTDRDKELPLGTPLLMAGFTADGQIDTAMVGQRDRRMHVSMTEKRRQRADIQVPPVLPGANAWEKGEVRQLQVVNSAEPATRHHGH; encoded by the coding sequence ATGCGTACTTATCTTCTCCCGCTCCTACCCGCTATTGCCCTGCTCGCGGCGTGCGGCGACCAAAATACCAAATCACCCGTGACGCCCCCCGGCGCCGAAAAGTCGGCTAAGACGAAAGTGCTGGAAGTAGGCGCCGATGTACTGCAAGGCAAAGCCCCCCTACGCCAGCTCGATATCTATCTGGATGGCTTTCACTTCTACAACGGCGACTTATCGGGGCAGATGGAGGCTCACCACTTCGGCGCCAAGCTCAACGAGGACGTGATTCAGTCGGTCATTTACGACGGCAACGGCAAAGATGCCAAGATCATGGGCATCGAGTACATCATCTCGCGGCGCTTGTTCGAAAAGCTCCCGGCCGAGGAAAAGAAGCTCTGGCACAGCCACTCCTACGAGGTAAAATCGGGCGAGCTGGTAGCGCCCGGGCTCCCCGACGTAGCCGAGCACGAACTGATGGAACAGCTAGCCTCTACCTATGGCAAAACCTTCCACACCTGGCACACTGACCGCGACAAAGAGCTACCTCTCGGCACGCCCCTGCTCATGGCAGGCTTCACCGCCGACGGACAGATCGACACGGCCATGGTGGGCCAGCGCGACCGGCGCATGCACGTTTCCATGACCGAGAAGCGTCGCCAGCGCGCCGATATCCAGGTTCCGCCGGTGCTGCCCGGCGCCAACGCCTGGGAGAAAGGCGAGGTAAGGCAGCTGCAAGTGGTGAACAGCGCCGAGCCAGCCACGCGACATCATGGGCACTAA
- a CDS encoding chemotaxis protein CheB: MPNHPSLIVIGTSAGGMPALIQLLSQLPLTLPAAVVVVQHLAPNSSSEFLVARLSESTVLPCHVAHHNMHMHPGNVYFCQPDRHLLVKGQHLLVTKGPHENNFRPSIDSLFRSAAVEFGAGVIGVVLTGMLHDGTAGLDFIRRCGGITVVQDPNDAEFASMPESALRSVPIDYVVPLTRMGGLLQELVRQQIDPNNSIPEDLKMEAAIAERVVGSIEDVNKIGHQVALTCPDCGGNLWQIDKGKVLRYRCHTGHSYTAESLLDRTQDSLEETLWVALRMMEERKNLLTGMASRGEGYWSVQQEERVNEMKAHINRLREFLLNGKDVDGAARATVEHNR; this comes from the coding sequence GTGCCGAACCATCCTTCTCTTATTGTTATTGGCACCTCGGCCGGAGGAATGCCTGCCCTGATTCAGCTGCTGAGTCAGTTGCCACTCACCCTGCCCGCGGCGGTGGTGGTGGTGCAGCACCTAGCCCCCAATTCCTCATCTGAGTTCCTGGTTGCCCGCCTCAGCGAAAGCACCGTTCTGCCCTGCCACGTGGCGCACCACAACATGCACATGCACCCGGGCAATGTCTACTTCTGTCAGCCCGACCGGCACTTGTTGGTAAAGGGCCAGCATCTGCTCGTGACGAAGGGCCCGCACGAGAACAACTTTCGCCCGTCCATTGATTCCTTGTTCCGCTCGGCTGCCGTCGAGTTTGGGGCCGGCGTCATTGGCGTAGTGCTCACCGGTATGCTCCACGATGGTACCGCTGGCCTCGATTTTATTCGGCGCTGCGGCGGTATTACGGTGGTGCAGGATCCAAACGACGCCGAGTTTGCGAGCATGCCCGAAAGCGCCCTGCGCAGCGTGCCCATCGACTACGTGGTACCCCTGACCCGTATGGGAGGGCTGCTGCAGGAGTTGGTGCGTCAGCAAATCGACCCCAATAATAGTATTCCAGAGGACCTAAAAATGGAGGCCGCTATTGCGGAACGAGTCGTGGGATCAATCGAGGATGTAAACAAGATAGGTCACCAAGTAGCCCTGACTTGTCCCGACTGCGGAGGTAACCTCTGGCAGATTGACAAGGGCAAGGTGCTGCGCTACCGCTGCCATACGGGTCACTCCTACACCGCCGAGTCGCTGCTCGACCGCACCCAAGATTCGCTGGAGGAAACGCTCTGGGTAGCGCTCCGCATGATGGAGGAGCGCAAAAACCTGCTCACCGGCATGGCCAGCCGTGGCGAGGGCTACTGGAGCGTGCAGCAAGAAGAGCGCGTGAACGAAATGAAAGCCCACATCAACCGCTTGCGCGAGTTCCTACTCAACGGCAAGGACGTAGATGGGGCGGCCCGTGCCACGGTAGAGCACAACCGCTAG
- a CDS encoding CheR family methyltransferase, which yields MTDFPAELSSDDEQLEQEQETITVDVTVGDLAVGPAGPRIARVRGSEDKFPIVTLGGSAGVISALESFFKALPANSGLAFVVVTHQLPSQDGELVKLLQSFTSLPVVQATDGIMVRLNHVYVNPPDKDMSLLNGRLLLFAPTRLAAQRLPIDYFLQSLARDVRDRAIAILLSGTGSDGAIGLKMVMENYGMVMVQAPDTAQYDSMPRAAIATEFVDYVLPPQEMPQTLLEYVARPVPVRSERVEAESSEKPAHALDKILALIRNQTGHDFMLYKRNTVLRRIERRMNSHQIKTYPSYVRFLQENPQEVEQLFRELLIGVTKFFRDPEAFEVLKTYLVPMLQQKPNDTTVRVWAPGCSTGEEAYTLAMVLAECLEQVDPSKYLKIQIFATDIHAESIDFARMGMYSENITADVSPERLNRFFLRTDGQYQIRKELRDLVVFAVHNVNRDAPFTKLDLLCCRNLLIYFSSELQKNLLPIFHYALNPNGLLFLGPSENLNGVHDLFTPLDMRWKISRRTESIMPLRGLTNFPFSMAHYPSSSSQTPSSSLGAMVPRRGETGQLATLVQRVLLGQYAPPAVLINPKGDILYVNGRTGKYLEPAPGLGSMNIFDMAREELNYELSTVVHKVSQQREPVRIDNVRVKTDGGYQLLRLSVRYLEEPDQLAGLLLVAFEDLPTPRKVRQGKAVAPGSELSRDAVVAALDKELQYTKNRLQMTIEEMESSLEELKSTNEELQSANEELQSTNEEAMTNKEELQSLNEELLTLNAQYESKTEELAQAANDMRNLLDSTEIAIIFLDNNMIMKRFTPRVSRIINVLPSDVGRPITHFASNLRYSTLVDDIQQVLDRLVTVETVIQTTTGAWYAMRILPYRTLDNYISGAVITFTDISHLRRLEEQQQRTASTFVEANIDGELAPVVALNRDLKVLAVSASFARTFGLNQGEAKDSSLFKLNGGAWNHPALRDQMLELLSGETNEFDNQVLEITLPELGSRRLTLAGRRTISPNNQTDYILLEVKALDLL from the coding sequence ATGACTGATTTTCCCGCCGAGCTATCGTCTGACGATGAGCAACTAGAGCAAGAGCAAGAAACGATTACCGTTGACGTAACTGTCGGAGATCTAGCGGTTGGGCCAGCGGGCCCACGCATAGCGCGGGTGCGGGGCTCGGAAGACAAGTTTCCAATCGTCACCTTGGGCGGCTCGGCTGGCGTTATTAGTGCGCTGGAGAGTTTCTTTAAGGCCCTGCCCGCCAATAGCGGCCTAGCTTTCGTGGTGGTCACGCACCAGCTGCCCAGCCAAGATGGCGAGTTGGTGAAATTGCTGCAAAGCTTTACCTCCCTGCCCGTTGTCCAGGCCACGGATGGCATCATGGTGCGTCTGAATCACGTGTACGTCAATCCGCCGGATAAGGACATGAGCCTGCTCAACGGCCGGTTGCTGCTGTTTGCTCCCACGCGGCTGGCGGCCCAGCGCCTGCCCATCGACTACTTCCTGCAAAGCCTTGCCCGCGACGTCCGCGACCGGGCCATTGCCATTCTGTTGTCCGGCACGGGCTCCGACGGGGCAATCGGGCTGAAGATGGTGATGGAAAACTACGGCATGGTGATGGTGCAGGCGCCCGATACGGCGCAGTACGATTCGATGCCGCGGGCTGCCATTGCCACCGAGTTTGTCGACTACGTGTTGCCGCCCCAGGAAATGCCGCAGACGCTGCTGGAGTACGTGGCCCGTCCCGTGCCCGTACGCTCCGAGCGGGTAGAGGCCGAGTCGAGCGAAAAGCCGGCGCACGCCCTCGATAAGATTCTGGCCCTGATCCGGAATCAGACCGGGCACGACTTCATGCTCTATAAGCGCAACACGGTGCTGCGGCGCATCGAGCGGCGCATGAACTCGCACCAGATCAAAACCTACCCTAGCTACGTGCGCTTCCTCCAGGAAAATCCCCAGGAGGTGGAGCAGTTGTTCCGAGAGTTGCTCATTGGCGTTACGAAGTTCTTCCGCGACCCTGAGGCGTTTGAAGTCCTAAAAACGTACCTGGTGCCCATGTTGCAGCAAAAGCCAAATGACACCACCGTGCGGGTGTGGGCGCCTGGCTGCTCTACCGGGGAAGAGGCCTATACCCTCGCCATGGTGCTGGCGGAGTGCCTCGAGCAAGTAGACCCCAGCAAGTACCTGAAGATCCAGATCTTCGCGACCGACATTCACGCCGAAAGCATCGACTTCGCCCGGATGGGCATGTACTCCGAGAATATCACGGCCGACGTGAGCCCGGAGCGCCTCAACCGCTTTTTCCTGCGCACCGATGGCCAATATCAGATTCGCAAAGAGCTGCGCGACTTGGTGGTGTTTGCCGTGCACAACGTCAACCGCGACGCGCCCTTCACCAAGCTCGATTTGCTATGCTGCCGCAACTTGCTGATCTACTTTAGCTCGGAGTTGCAAAAGAATCTGCTGCCCATTTTTCACTACGCTCTTAACCCAAACGGCCTGCTGTTTCTCGGGCCTTCGGAGAACCTGAACGGCGTGCACGACCTGTTTACGCCGCTCGATATGCGGTGGAAGATCTCGCGTCGTACGGAGTCCATTATGCCGCTGCGGGGCCTCACGAACTTTCCCTTCTCCATGGCGCACTATCCCTCTTCCTCGTCGCAGACGCCGAGCAGCAGCTTGGGCGCTATGGTGCCGCGCCGCGGCGAGACTGGGCAGCTAGCTACGCTGGTACAGCGCGTGCTGCTAGGCCAGTATGCGCCGCCGGCTGTGCTGATCAATCCGAAAGGGGACATTCTGTACGTCAATGGCCGCACGGGCAAGTACCTGGAGCCCGCGCCGGGGCTAGGTAGCATGAACATCTTCGACATGGCCCGCGAGGAGCTGAACTACGAGCTGAGCACCGTGGTGCACAAAGTCAGCCAGCAGCGTGAGCCGGTGCGCATTGATAACGTGCGGGTTAAAACCGACGGTGGCTACCAGCTGCTGCGGCTGAGCGTGCGCTACCTCGAAGAGCCCGATCAGCTAGCCGGCTTGCTGCTGGTGGCCTTCGAAGACCTACCCACCCCGCGCAAGGTGCGCCAGGGCAAAGCCGTTGCCCCTGGCTCCGAGCTGAGCCGCGACGCGGTGGTAGCGGCCCTCGATAAGGAGCTGCAATACACTAAGAATCGCCTCCAGATGACCATCGAAGAGATGGAAAGCAGCCTGGAGGAGCTGAAAAGCACCAACGAAGAGCTGCAATCGGCCAACGAGGAGCTGCAAAGCACCAACGAGGAGGCCATGACCAACAAGGAGGAGCTGCAAAGCCTCAACGAGGAGCTGCTGACCCTGAATGCTCAGTATGAGAGCAAGACCGAAGAGCTAGCCCAGGCCGCCAATGATATGCGCAACCTGCTCGACTCGACCGAAATTGCTATCATCTTCCTCGATAATAACATGATCATGAAGCGGTTTACGCCGCGGGTGTCGCGCATCATCAACGTGCTGCCCTCCGACGTCGGCCGACCCATCACGCACTTTGCCTCTAACCTGCGCTACAGCACCCTCGTGGATGATATCCAGCAGGTACTCGACCGCCTGGTGACCGTCGAAACCGTTATCCAGACGACCACCGGCGCGTGGTATGCCATGCGTATCCTGCCCTACCGCACCCTCGATAACTACATCAGCGGCGCCGTCATCACCTTCACCGATATTTCTCACTTGCGCCGCCTCGAAGAGCAGCAGCAGCGCACCGCTTCCACCTTTGTGGAGGCCAACATCGACGGGGAGCTAGCTCCTGTGGTGGCCCTGAACCGCGACCTGAAGGTGCTGGCCGTAAGCGCCTCCTTTGCCCGCACCTTTGGCCTGAACCAAGGGGAGGCAAAGGATAGCTCTTTGTTCAAGCTCAACGGCGGCGCTTGGAACCACCCAGCCTTGCGCGACCAGATGCTGGAGTTGCTGTCGGGCGAAACCAACGAGTTCGATAACCAGGTGCTGGAAATAACCCTGCCCGAGCTAGGTTCCCGCCGCCTGACGCTGGCCGGCAGACGAACCATTAGCCCCAACAATCAAACAGACTATATTCTTCTGGAAGTAAAAGCCTTGGATTTGTTGTAA
- a CDS encoding PAS domain S-box protein, producing the protein MAESDDNERQAHRRNADKALALLRQRAERRRELVTQAAAHRTPDDVMHLVQELQTHQIELEMQYEELLQAQLEAQTARIQYEDLYEFAPIGYLTLTDTGVIQQLNLAATQQLNSMRKRVQGQRFMSFVSVAFHSHFLQFWEDVRQSDHRQTCELELQPRGGRPLFVRLEGVTLNAPTSQVPVCRIAIIDISERHAASQALAASEAKFRMLFEQTTDAIVLLQNNYFIDCNPAALKLLGASHKSALVGTQPGQHAPKYQPDGQLTQDLFNSSVQQALEQGSMRCEALMYTLSGEEIWMEAVLTPIRLEGQPLVHIVWRDINEYKQYTERLRESEAQLSAALRAGGLGVMSWTPDTDVLELDERARVLLQAPPTEQLTFDVIRSVVHPEDLAWVSKKLGDILASHSAFDFQHRLLLADNSVRYIAISGQVERTASGNAARLIGLLHDVTQLEQQKEQLRAEKEFTQGLLDNSVDGILAFDQQRRLTAWNQVMVQQTGLLEADLLGRDVFDVFPHYWNSSQGEAIREVLAGRSITRYNLSFYERPGYFESYLVPLLDAEEKVSGGLVLIRDVTERVRLAAEATNLQLRQQQEVLSAILTTQEEERKRIAEALHNGVGQLLYATKLNLENLSEKKPNQRAVIMTLLDEAIRATRTISFELTPGILEDFGLKIGLQELSKRIPKQNLHIHMQLHGLEQPRPRLLDVAIYRIVQELLNNVIKHAEAQEVYVHVVHEEGRASISVEDDGVGFNSSADAGSLKGIGLAGIRQRVDLLGGTLTVDSRPGRGTIVSIELAVRNFTSGFAPSEDAGEQDAE; encoded by the coding sequence ATGGCGGAATCTGACGACAACGAGCGGCAGGCACACCGGCGCAATGCTGATAAAGCCTTGGCGCTGCTGCGCCAGCGGGCTGAGCGGCGCCGGGAGCTGGTGACCCAGGCTGCTGCTCACCGCACGCCAGACGACGTTATGCATCTGGTGCAGGAACTGCAAACGCACCAGATTGAGCTAGAGATGCAGTACGAAGAGCTGCTGCAAGCCCAACTGGAAGCTCAAACGGCCCGCATTCAGTACGAAGACCTATACGAGTTTGCACCCATTGGCTATCTAACGCTCACCGACACGGGCGTTATTCAGCAGCTGAACCTAGCTGCTACCCAGCAGCTGAATAGTATGCGCAAACGCGTACAGGGCCAACGCTTTATGTCTTTCGTCAGCGTAGCGTTCCACAGCCATTTCTTGCAGTTTTGGGAGGACGTGCGGCAGTCTGACCACCGCCAAACCTGCGAACTGGAGTTGCAACCCCGGGGTGGCCGACCGCTGTTCGTGCGTTTGGAAGGCGTGACCCTGAATGCTCCTACCAGCCAGGTGCCGGTGTGCCGCATCGCCATCATCGACATCTCTGAGCGCCACGCGGCTTCGCAAGCACTAGCCGCTAGCGAGGCTAAGTTTCGAATGCTGTTTGAGCAGACAACCGACGCCATTGTCTTGCTGCAAAACAACTACTTCATCGACTGTAACCCGGCCGCGCTGAAGCTGCTAGGTGCCTCGCACAAAAGCGCCCTGGTGGGTACCCAGCCTGGGCAGCACGCGCCGAAGTACCAGCCAGATGGGCAGCTCACGCAGGATTTGTTCAACAGCTCCGTACAGCAAGCCCTCGAACAGGGGTCTATGCGCTGTGAGGCGCTGATGTATACCCTGAGTGGGGAGGAAATTTGGATGGAGGCCGTGCTGACTCCCATTCGGCTGGAAGGGCAGCCCCTGGTTCACATTGTGTGGCGCGACATCAACGAGTACAAGCAATACACGGAACGCCTGCGCGAGAGCGAAGCTCAGCTTAGCGCTGCGCTGCGGGCAGGTGGCCTAGGGGTGATGAGCTGGACGCCCGACACCGATGTGCTGGAGCTGGACGAGCGCGCCCGGGTGCTGTTGCAGGCGCCACCCACCGAGCAGCTCACCTTCGACGTGATACGGTCCGTGGTGCACCCCGAAGACCTAGCGTGGGTAAGCAAAAAGCTAGGTGATATTCTGGCTAGCCACAGTGCCTTCGATTTTCAGCATCGCCTGCTGCTAGCCGACAACAGTGTGCGCTACATAGCCATCAGCGGTCAAGTGGAGCGCACCGCCTCCGGAAACGCCGCCCGTCTTATCGGCTTGTTGCACGACGTGACCCAGCTGGAGCAGCAGAAGGAGCAATTGCGGGCTGAAAAGGAATTCACCCAGGGTCTGCTCGACAACAGCGTCGATGGCATTCTAGCCTTCGACCAACAGCGGCGCCTCACGGCCTGGAACCAAGTAATGGTGCAGCAAACGGGCCTGTTGGAAGCCGACCTATTAGGGCGCGACGTGTTCGACGTGTTTCCGCATTACTGGAACAGCTCGCAGGGAGAGGCTATCCGGGAGGTGCTAGCTGGCCGGAGCATCACGCGCTACAACCTAAGCTTTTACGAGCGGCCCGGGTACTTCGAATCGTACTTGGTGCCCCTGCTCGACGCGGAAGAAAAGGTAAGTGGTGGCCTGGTGCTCATCCGTGACGTGACCGAGCGCGTGCGCCTGGCTGCCGAAGCTACGAACCTGCAGCTTCGGCAACAGCAGGAGGTGCTATCGGCCATCCTAACCACGCAGGAAGAGGAGCGCAAACGCATTGCCGAGGCGCTGCACAACGGCGTGGGCCAGCTGCTCTACGCTACCAAGCTCAATCTAGAAAATCTTTCGGAGAAGAAACCTAATCAGCGCGCCGTCATCATGACCTTGCTCGACGAAGCCATCCGGGCCACGCGCACCATCTCCTTCGAGCTGACGCCTGGCATTCTGGAAGACTTTGGCCTAAAAATCGGCTTGCAGGAGCTGAGCAAGCGCATTCCGAAGCAAAACTTGCACATCCATATGCAGCTGCATGGCTTAGAGCAGCCGCGCCCTCGCCTGCTCGATGTAGCTATCTACCGCATTGTGCAAGAGCTGCTTAACAACGTTATTAAGCATGCGGAGGCACAGGAGGTATACGTGCACGTGGTGCACGAAGAGGGCCGCGCCTCCATCTCCGTGGAAGACGACGGCGTGGGGTTCAACTCTAGCGCCGATGCGGGGTCACTCAAAGGCATTGGCCTGGCGGGTATCCGGCAGCGCGTCGATCTGCTCGGCGGTACCCTAACAGTCGATTCGCGTCCCGGCCGCGGCACCATCGTCAGCATCGAGCTAGCGGTGCGTAACTTCACTTCGGGCTTTGCTCCCTCGGAGGACGCCGGAGAGCAAGACGCTGAATAG